The genomic region TCCATTGTTCCTGCTACTCTATTTTTTGAGTTTCGTTGTGCTGGTATTTCAACAACAAATGGCCATATTCCTATTTTGCCACCAAAAATTAATTCACCATTTGACCCATATAATGGTCTACCTACTGCACACATAAACATCACCTTTTCTATGAAACTCTTTGATTGTACACATCTATGTGGGTCAGTTTCACCTTTAGCCAAATAAAACCTTGTAGTAGGTTTAGTTTTAGAAAACCATTTCTCATCCATGTGAATAATGTTGCTTTGATCTTTGAAAACAATTCTTTTAGTGTGTTCATGATATACTAAATGTTGTAGACTGAAAATTAATCTAGCAAGTTTGTTTTTATCAGTCAAACCTGGTTTGAGTGCATTTGTGTGTGACCTGATTTGTTTTGACATCACCCATCTTGAAACGGTTGATTGGCTTACACCTAAGTGCGTGGCCAATGAGTGTTGTGTTGACCTATCCAGTAGATCAATTGATTTGAGCTTCTCCTCATCTAAAATTGCTCTTCCCTCCTTTTTGCTGCCTTTCTTTTTGCTGCTCACATTCACTGGTATGGATGATGCTCTCTGTTTTTGTGCCGCCATCCATAACCTTGTTATTGTTTTCCTGTCGACTGAAAACCTTGCTGCCACTTCATTGATAATACCATGTCTTGGTTTTCCATTTATGCTGTTATTCAATAGTGTTTCATTTATTTTTGATCTTTCTAAGTTGGTCAGATTCTTCATTGAATGTTGCTGAATTTTTTGTTTTATAGCTCTATCTTTTAAAGATGTTTTTTGGACTGAAGTTAGTAAATGAATTTTTTGTTTCACACCTGCTATTTATAGACAAAAGAACTTTGCACTCTTTTGAATTTTCGGTTTTGGCGCAAATATTTCACTCTTTGTATTTTGGCTCCATATTTCAATTTTGGTGCCAAATTTCAATGTTGGTGAGTTGGATATTTACATTTGGACTGACAATTTGAGTTTACTTGGCTTATGGAACAACTAAGACACGCCAATCAAGATGAAGTTAATCTGAAGTCCAATTTTCTCTTTCGATCTTTCAAGTTGGATCTGTAATTTTTTCCcgagttaatgtaattttattttaactgTGCTGTAATTTTTTCCcgagttaatgtaattttattttaagtgtgcTGTAATTTTATTTCAAGGTAATGTaattttattatgtaatttaattagaaAATAGAATGTGTAATAATTATAATGTCATTTTATTTGTAAGCGAAACTGTCTGTATATCGCAACCGTGTAATGAAAAAACAAAATTTCAGCAAAGTTTGGTTAGTTTTGGTGGGAAATCAGTTGGTGTGTAAAAAAGGAGGGAATCATTAGCATTTCATTATCAAATTACCCCTCTTAATTATAACACCCTCTCTCCTATAATCTTACCCCTACCTTTAACATTTCATTCTTTATCATTattccttaatatttgtgcccTCCTCCAAATGGGACATTTattgagaataggagggagtatattaaattagtagttaattaggaagagttagtgattaattagtataggtagtgagagagtgggtttaatgagctttaatcccctcctttttgctttcaatctcaaccctccatcttcctcatccaatggctctaaagggaacttatggactcacatgtaagacatggactttCTTGAACCTAATACTATATAGTATTGGGTTCATCTAAGTCCACCCACAAaccttgagtccataagtcctcatccaagcccttggatgaggaagatgggtgACTTAGATCAAACCTCCTAAatgaagattaattagctaatctaactctctctctctctctactctTTTTAATTAATCATTAACTCATCTCAATTAACCACTAATTAAATATATACACCTTTTCACTCACCCATTTCTCTCACATCTCACACAATTTcattcctctcatctctctaaaatctaAATAAATCAAAAACCTCCAAAAATCACCCAAAAAAAACCCAATAAAATCACCCCAAATAATTCACCCTCTCTCCCACTAACCACCACCCCAACCCATCACACACCACCCCACCCAACACCCCACCCGCACACCCACCACACTATCCACCACCCACCACAATCGTCACCAACCATCCCGCCACCACCTTCCtcatttcttcctttttttttttcggtcAGATCTGAAGTTTCtgattttgttttattatttttttattatttttttttccgaGTAAAGTtgtgtgtggtgttgttgtgatgGTGGAGATGTGAGTCTTTTCTAACAACCGTCACCAACCACGCCGTCACCTTCCTTTtcggttttttttctttctttctttccggTCAGATCtgaaatttctgttttttttttttgtttttttttttgtttttcgagTAAAGTTGTgtatggtgttattgtgatggtgGAGATGTGAGTCTTTTCAAAAAACAAATACTAAatgtggttttttttttaaaacaagtatattatttacattaacatattttagatctatttttttttaaaagaaattgtgatttttgttttagatttagtttttgaaaaaaattataatttgtttaattttagatctaaaaaaaagATCTCAATAAGTGGTTAAATTTTAGATCTTGTTTAATTTTGTGAGAtctttttattaaaattatatttttctctattaaaattacatttttctctattaaaattacacttattaaagttacacttttttccattaaaattacacttttatccattaaaattacactttttttctattaaaattatattttttctgttaaagttacatttatctctattattaaagttacactttcctCCATTAAAATGACACTTtgctttattaaagttacacttttttcttttaAAGTTACATTATttcctattaaagttacacttttttctgttaaaattacacttttgttgcttaaaattacacttttttctgttaaacttacacttttgtctgttaaaattacacttttgttagctaaaattacacttttttctgttaaaattacactttgttagctaaaattacacttatctctactaaggttaccctCTCAATTACTAAAGTttcactctcaatggactaaagttacattttcaatggactaaagttgcacAATTTGGACAATTTTgactaactaatggagttattagtAATTTACacaagactaaagttacacaaatttggactaaaattacacaatttggactaaaattacacaattttggactgaaaatacaaaACTTGGACtatatttggactaaaaatacactatttacgactaaatttggactaaaaatacactatttacaactaaatttggactaaaaaatacaaaatttggaataaaaatacactatttacgactatatatggactaaaaatacactatttacgactaaattcgGAGTAAAAATACACAgtttgtactaaagttacacaattcatttattttgagtcattgggattgtgcaatttcaatcattgttcactaaagtgtaactttagtaaattaataatgtgtatcttttatcattttatgagtgtaattttagtccacaaaagagtaattttagtacacaaaagtgtaattttagtccaaggaactgtaattttagtccacaaatgtgtaatttttgtccatacaagtgtaatttttgtccacggaagtgttattttagtccataaaagtgatttttgtcCACAAAAGTTTAATTTTAGACAATAAAAGTGTAATCTTAGtccataaaagtataattttagtccacaaaagtccacaaaagtgtaattttagtccacggaagtgtaaatttagtctaaaaaaagtgtaattttaaccggaaaaaagtgtaattttaacggaaaaaagtgtaattttaacgttaaaaagtgtaattttaacgttaaaaaaagtgtaattttaacagaaaaaagtgtaattttaacggaaaaaagtgtaattttaacaggaaaaaagtgtaattttaacaggaaaaaaactgtgattttaaccgaaaaaagtgtaattttaacggtaaaaagtgatatcaacaagaaaaaagtaaaaaatgagatttaaaaaatcaaatctgaaaaatggtaaaacaaatcaaagatctagtgaaaaaaaaagtaaacaatgagatttcataattaatagatttagtactaaaatcaaacaaatataaaaaaaagaccaaaacatcaaaattgaaaaaaaaaaaaacgcaaatgaaaaaaaaacgggtcaatgaaaataatacttgatctattttagtagatctaagatcaaaataaaagaaactcacaaattt from Silene latifolia isolate original U9 population chromosome 3, ASM4854445v1, whole genome shotgun sequence harbors:
- the LOC141648717 gene encoding uncharacterized protein LOC141648717 — its product is MKNLTNLERSKINETLLNNSINGKPRHGIINEVAARFSVDRKTITRLWMAAQKQRASSIPVNVSSKKKGSKKEGRAILDEEKLKSIDLLDRSTQHSLATHLGVSQSTVSRWVMSKQIRSHTNALKPGLTDKNKLARLIFSLQHLVYHEHTKRIVFKDQSNIIHMDEKWFSKTKPTTRFYLAKGETDPHRCVQSKSFIEKVMFMCAVGRPLYGSNGELIFGGKIGIWPFVVEIPAQRNSKNRVAGTMETKCIESINKQVTKDMIINRVLPAIKAKWPSNVSKRIIIQQDNARPHFSNDDVDFKRAKNIDGWMAD